In the Festucalex cinctus isolate MCC-2025b chromosome 10, RoL_Fcin_1.0, whole genome shotgun sequence genome, one interval contains:
- the LOC144027451 gene encoding occludin — MFEKQSYDSPPVYTPPSNNGFGAPGSFHAPLSDYNAYPPPPGSYYIEDKPQHFYKWLSPPGIVKAMMAVVIFLCLAIFACVASTLMWDMQYANGMGLGYGYGAGYSGGYGAGSYGSGYGSYGGYGGYQGSYISPYSAKTTMIAMAAINFIVALAFFIASFSKASAIRSRKYFLAVLIASIIMAVLQGIINIVYIVGVNPMAQGTSNVIYNPMLMMCQSLYQTGYSQMGGVGGFPLYNQYLYHYCFVDPQEGVAMVCGFLMVVALAVAAFYAQKTRGKIWRYGKPNIFWDEPLVGGKASEGRNVEEWVNNVEENRSVQDAPTLLVSEKGGGLLNASANSVISYPPAKLDGSSLNGDDAYDTNLYSERATSRPSEAFSHGGRTSSSPSEETGGGRKPSANRAKRHRRNPDMDESQYETEYTTGAETGNELDEEEWESMYPEITSDEQRHDYKSEFDADLREYKRMCADMDDINDRFNKLNRQLDTLDDTSAKYQDVAEEYNQLKDFKRTPEYQSKKKECRRLRHKLFHIKRMVKNYDKSHS; from the exons ATGTTTGAGAAACAGTCCTACGACAGTCCACCTGTGTACACCCCACCATCCAATAATGGCTTTGGAGCACCGGGCAGCTTCCATGCTCCTCTGAGTGATTACAACGCTTACCCTCCTCCGCCGGGATCTTACTACATTGAGGACAAGCCGCAGCACTTCTACAAATGGTTGTCGCCTCCCGGGATCGTCAAGGCCATGATGGCTGTGGTCATCTTCCTGTGTTTGGCCATATTCGCTTGCGTGGCCTCCACTCTCATGTGGGACATGCAGTATGCGAATGGAATGGGACTGGGCTATGGCTATGGAGCTGGCTACAGTGGTGGATACGGCGCAGGCAGCTATGGCTCAGGATACGGCAGTTATGGAGGCTACGGCGGCTACCAGGGCTCCTACATTTCCCCTTACTCAGCCAAAACAACAATGATTGCCATGGCAGCCATAAACTTCATCGTGGCACTGGCTTTCTTTATCGCCAGCTTCTCGAAAGCCAGCGCCATCCGCAGCAGGAAGTACTTTCTGGCTGTTCTGATTGCCAGCATCATCATGGCTGTCTTGCAG GGCATCATAAACATTGTGTACATAGTTGGCGTAAACCCCATGGCCCAGGGAACATCCAATGTGATTTACAACCCCATGCTCATGATGTGCCAGAGCCTCTACCAGACGGGCTATTCTCAGATGGGAGGAGTGGGAGGCTTCCCCCTATACAACCAGTACCTCTACCATTACTGCTTTGTCGATCCTCAAGAG GGAGTCGCCATGGTGTGCGGATTCCTGATGGTGGTCGCCCTGGCTGTTGCCGCCTTCTATGCACAGAAAACTAGAGGCAAGATCTGGCGCTACGGCAAACCCAACATCTTCTGGGATGAGCCTCTGGTTGGCGGCAAGGCATCGGAGGGCAGAAATGTAGAGGAATGG GTGAACAATGTGGAGGAAAACCGCAGTGTTCAGGATGCCCCAACCCTGCTGGTGTCCGAGAAAGGAGGTGGTCTGCTGAATGCTTCGGCAAACAGTGTCATCTCGTATCCCCCGGCCAAGCTGGACGGCAGCTCGCTCAATGGCGACGACGCCTACGACACCAACTT ATACTCTGAGCGGGCCACCTCACGACCATCAGAGGCTTTCTCCCATGGTGGGAGGACCAGTTCCAGCCCTTCAGAGGAGACCGGCGGCGGCCGCAAACCGTCCGCTAACAGGGCCAAGCGACACAGACGCAACCCCGACATGGACGAGTCTCAGTACGAGACCGAGTACACCACCGGAGCAGAGACGGGCAACGAGCTGGACGAGGAAGAGTGGGAGAG CATGTACCCTGAGATCACGTCAGACGAGCAACGTCACGACTATAAGTCCGAGTTTGATGCCGACCTGCGGGAGTACAAGCGAATGTGTGCAGACATGGACGACATCAACGATCGGTTTAACAAACTCAACCGGCAGTTGGACACGCTAGATGACACCTCTGCTAAATATCag gATGTAGCAGAGGAATATAATCAACTGAAAGACTTTAAGCGG ACACCAGAGTATCAGTCAAAGAAGAAAGAGTGTCGCAGGCTGAGACACAAACTGTTCCACATCAAGCGCATGGTGAAGAACTACGACAAGAGCCACTCGTAG